GTAGGACATTATTCGAACTTGAAGGCTGCCTCACGAATGAAAAAGTGTGCAGATACAACGAGGCACCCCAAAGAGTATCAGGAAGGGGACAAGGTAATGGTGAAACTCGTACCTAACCAATTCAAGTCCCTACACAAGGTGCATAAGGGGTTGGTCAGGAGATATGAAGGACCATTCCCCATTATTGAACGAGTAGGAAAGGCAGCATATCAAGTGGAACTACCTCCCAAGATCAAAATTCATGATGTCTTCCACGTGAGTATGTTAAAACCTTTCCATGAAGACATGGAAGATCCAAACCAGAGCAAGTCCACTAAATCCCCAACTGCCTTGGTTACGGAATATGACAAAAATGTTGAAGAAATTATGGCAAAAAGGAAGGTAAGGTGAAGAGGTGTACCCAATTACATTGAGTACCTGGTGAAATGGCAAGGTTTGCCAGAGGATGAAGCTAACTGGGAGCATGAAGACTTACGTTGGCAATTCCCTAACAAAATCAAAGAATACAAGCAACCCGCAACGAGGACGTTTGCAAGCATAAGTAGGGGAAGGTGTCACGCCTTGCAAAAAGACCCTAAAATTTTCGCAAAAGGGCTCCTTAGCACGAGCCAAGAGGAGCCATGAAGCCCTGTGACATCCCAAGGTATGCAGACACAGCCCTTGTGCCCACCACGCTAGGCGCGCATATGCACACATGCCATGCAAAGTGTGCACCTCAGGAACAACACGCGTGGGTCCTTATGCGCATGCCCAACTTGATTGTCCATTTATGTGCCCCATCTGCACATCCCTGCTACTAGGCACACGCCCATGTTCCAGACGCGTGATGAATGTTTCAGACTCCTCGCCCATGTCCCAGACAAGCCCGAAAACCTCTAGAAGACTCGAGACAAGGCCAAACTACTCACCCATGACCTTAGAAGGCACTAGACAGTGCCAGAACGTGCGGGAGAGGCCTAAACACATCTGGAAGGCCCTAGACAACTATACATACCTCTGGAAGGCTATACAAGGCTCTGGACGATGCTAGACAGGCTGGACTACTTGAGAAGGCTTCAGACTAGTCCAGAAGACTCTGAAATGTGTTAGGCACGGTTAGGCCCTACTGTGACAGACGTGTGCTAGAATGTGCTACCAGAGTCTGGAACAATCGAGATAGGACTAGAATGTTCTAGAGAAAGCTTGTATGTACAGACATATGTATAGAAGGCACTAGAAGGCCCCATGGCCGACTTACTTAAGGCAGTTAAGGCCTCCCTACGTCGGTGGCCAACACTATAAATAGCCCTCATGAGCTCATTTGTACACCATCGATTGACAAGCTCTCAAAGCAATATACATACATTCCCAAACTTGTGTGCCAACCTTCTCTTGTCCTTTTAGGATTTTCTTGTGCCATAACCAAGTTTGAACCTCTCTAAGGCTTACTTGGAGTGTCTTGATCATTGAGTTCGTCCAAGTGCCGCACGTCTAGTTGTTTGCATCGCATGACACCTAGCTCTTAATTGTTTGGACTTTTGTCCTGATCCTCCAATGACAGAATTAATGTCTATTATTGAAGGTTTAGAAATTGCAAGGTAGTTGgggttttcaaaattaattatgaaatcAAATTGTCTTGAGgctattaatttgattaattggtGGATCAAAATCCTTAAGTGAGGTTCAATGTTTGattaaagaaattttatttttaactaagAATTTTAATGTAATTTCTTTTCTACGTGTAGCGGAAACCTTAATTTAGTTGCCCATGAAGCTGTTAGGAGAACTAGATGCTATAGAATTTTATGGTGTTTGGTGTAAAAATCTTTTAAATTCGGTAATTCCCTTGTAATTAAGAATATGGTCTATTCCTATGTCCAAGAGGCTTGATGAagttttttcttctaaaaaaactgttaatttctttttggttttaatttcttttatattttatttcattgttCAAATTTTAGCATACAATTATCTTTAAGTCCacgtcattttttttaaaagaaaattattatgaGTTTGTTCATTTGATTGACAAGTCCATACCCttatgcataaataaataaaacgttAACATCGGTACATCACATAGCTgtgattaaaataaatattttcgaTCAAAATGTTCAAATCTCCGCGTTTTTTGCaatatagataaatatatatatatatatatatatatatgtatatatatatatgtatatatataaaggaaGATAGGAACTGTAATAATTTCTTAATGTAAAGTTTAAGACTTAGATTGAATTacgagattaaaaaaaatgagaacaaAATTAATTACTTTAAAATGGTTAATGTGTTAGGCAAGGTCCAAGCTCAAAGGGTATCGAAAAAAGAGCATAGGGGAATTAAACATCAATACTTCGAAGATTGGGTCGATCAATCGAGCTAGTTATACCAATCGAAAAATAAGTGAGTCGAGATCGAACTGACACCATGAAACTTTGAGCATCTAAAACGTCCCTGAAACCTTCTACCATCATACGTAACCAAGGCATGTCAGAGGATAGTCTTATAAATAGCTTCATTTGACCACTTTAAATGGGAGGAGCAAGTACTTTCATAATAAGACAGTCCAAATTTGTTAGTGtttagttaaattattcacTCATTATACTAACTTATGCATCAGAGTATAGTAGACTCGAACACACCAGTGCGAAAATCTCTTACACATATAAGTTTGGATAAGATTGAGAACAGACAAGGagaaattgggctgaaagaTCAAGGCCGCTAGGCACCCATCAAGCAATCTGAAGTGAACGAGATTCGAGCACCAACATAATgttaaataaagtttaaattacaagttttctGTCAACTATTAAGTTTGTGTCTATGAGgttattaaactttaaaatttatatagtaTGGATCTTTACCTtctcaattttatgtctaaatAATCCCTAAACATTTAGAATGTTTAATATGATTCTAAACTTTCAATCTTGTATCTAATAGATTCTTAACATGTTTGAAATTGGTTAAAGTTAATCAATTtgtcaaataaaaatataaatattatgtcTAATAatatcctaaatttttaatttagtgtGTAGTGGGtacatgaattttaaaaatcattgaATAGGTTAAGGGCATATTTgagacaaaattaaaaaaattgaaatctaCATTAAATGGAATGTTTTAAGACTTATTAggtactatatatatatataataatatatatatataaaaaaaaaaaaaaaaaaaaaaaaaaaaaaaaaccctcctCTGCTACTAGTGAACTcaaaccaaaatgatattttccaattacaaaagaatattaattaatatagccAATCGCCACAATTATATTTATGGAGCAGCCCTTAGGCCCACCTAGCCCAAAGACTCAATAACCCATAAACAAAGACAGCTTATTTAAGAGTCATAAACCCTCAAAATCTGTGCATTTTGTGTcttgctttttatttttctctattgtGGATACCAATcttgaaatttttaattatttacaaTATATTTGTTAGTATTTTTaagttcataaaaaaaatattgtattattgaaaaattatggaTTGATTCATAAAAAACCAACTAGCTTAATGGCAAAGATGTCGAAACCACTCCACAAAAAACCTAATCTCCAACGGAGAATCCTAGATCTTTGAAGTTTCCCAcaatattgaaaaatagaaaggaTGTGTTTGCTTTTGTCTTGTCGCAATGCTCTTGATATCCCAACATGGGGATCAATTTTGAAAAGACAATTCGATACTATACTAACCGTAACCTTGTGAATTGACCTAAAAAGTCTTTGTTAAGTAAACTTCTAGCACAAAAACACTAAAAATCAACAGTCAATTTGAATCAAGTCAAAAGGACAAGGACAAAGTTAGGATAATATCACAAGCATCAAAGTTGTAATATGGAACTGAACTCTCATTCTATTCAGTCAAAGATGGAGGttcatatccatgcatcattttattttCTGGCCATAATCATAAATGAAGCcagaaaaaaaaggggaaaaaaaaggagCCACAAAAAATAGGCTCACAGGGCATTCACagtcaattttatgttttttttttttttttaggaaaaaaaaaggaccaAAGATTATCATCCACTATGACCATGAGAGGTGAAGCAAAGGAAGCAAACACCATCATTTTACAAAAATGATCATCCATGGCTGCcaccaatggacataaaaacaGCTCTTTTCAAACAGATGACCAAAAGGGTGTTCATTGCCTTTGATAGGTTCATCAACCACGGGCATGGCGACCAGCCACTGGGGACGAGTGCTTATGCGAAGCCACCAATGCTGGTTTCAAAAAGGTCCTCATCATGGTTAGCACTGGACTTGGGAGAACTTTCGGAGGTTTTGTCGATTGATTTCTCGAGTTCTTCATCCATCAGTATCTCCTGGGACCGGCATGTTAGACTACAGAAGGCTTTCTCCCCCCTGCAACAGTTTACAAGTTAGTTCTTAATCAAAAGTGTTTGAAACTGTAAAAGACATGCGAGAAAACTGCAAGATTTTCTCATGACGAACCTGTAAATGTAGATGTCTTTTCCCTCTTCCAGTTTCTTGTGACAGGAGTAGCAGAAGCTTAAGAAGTCAGTTAAGGGATATGAAGTGGAGATATTCAAGCTTGTAAGAGGATGAGGAAATCCCATTTCCTTCATTTCATTCTCAGAAGACGAGCTCAAATAATTAGAGTGACATTCTAAAACGCAGTCACCAAAAATGTGAGTAGTTTTCGGGTTTGGACCATGTGAAATTACACATGTATAATCTTCAGACAGCTCAATCTCACTTGCTGAGAGAGGCCTCTTAGATCCGTTGTCACAGGATATGCCTAATGAAATCGAACTCGGTTTTGTGAATGGATATTTTTCTGACACTCGAGGTTCTTCAGCTAACCGAGGAGAAGCAACATTCTCAGTAGTAGTACTACTACTGAGGCTGTGACCAGTAAAACCAGATTGAGGAGCAAACGCCCTGTAGGAATCAAAAGAACGAGAGTAGTTCCCAAAAGGCTCACATTCAAACGGGGTTTCTCCAATTTCAAAAATCACATCAGAGTTTCCCTGTTCAATGGGAGTTTTGGCTTTTGGTATCTGGAAAATTGCATAGTTTTTAGGTAAGGATTTAGGCCCTTGGATAAGATTTGCCTGTGATGGACAATTCGATTTTTTGGTCACACTTCGAGGTCCAAAGAGAGCGGTCTTACTATCTGATGATCGAAGAACTTTCCCAAATAGTTTACTATCATCATCATTTAAAGAATCTATAATGCTCAGTCCTACTTTACTAGAATCCCAGTTCTTTCTAGGCCCCTCATTGGATGATGACCTAGGAGATCTAAGAGGATTACCTAAACTTGATAATACCCAAAAATCCAGTGGAGAAGTTGGACTTTTGGCTGAATCAGAATCTACACCTTTAGAAGACAACCCAGTAAACAGGTGAGATCTTTTGAAAATAGAGCTACATTTGGGGTGGAGCTCAGAGCCAGAACAAGGGACATTCATCTGATTCATTTTGTATTGATCTTTCTGAACTGACCTTGTTCTCTTCCTCAGCATTGTCTCAATTCGCCACTCCGAAAATCCAGCCCCTGCAAAACCATAGTTTCTTTTCTGCATCAATGTTATTTGGGTTCATTCACAAATACAATATAGTTTCAGAAATCCATCAGAATCAGCAGAAATCCAACAGCATTGTTCAATGTAAAATACAAACATCATTAACATCTGCTAATTGATTATGGACAGAGTGTAGTGAACATCCCCCCAgcccctaaaaaaaaaaaaaagaaggaacaaAGTCCACAGAATCAATTCAGAAGTAGCAAAAACTGAGCAGATAGAAGCATTTCACACATTTGGAACTAAATAGAAACGCAAAATCAGATCGAATCAAAACCCAGAACTCAAATGCACTAACATTTCCCTCGATCAATTtcccaattaaaaaaaaaatcccaaataGAAAATGAACGTAGCTTCAATCAATAATCGATTGAAATGGGAAAACCCCAGATGAGAAATCCCAACGATTGACTCGAAAAGGCAATCAGAACCGAAGGATAGATTAAACTTGCAAGAGGGGCGACCCAAAAACAGTTCAAACAACAGAAACCCTCGTTTTCTGTTGAAAATCCAAAAGGGGGAACCCAAAGAATCATCGGTAGATTGAAGAACATAAAAAGGGAATCAAAATGAACAAGAAGGGGAAAATTTTACCTGGGTTTCTGAAATCTCTTGAAAGAGGTTTGAAACTTCAGTAATGGCGTTCTTCTGAACACAAGAAATCAGTCAAATGGAAACGGGGGAAATGGGGTATTGCTGTGACGAACTGTGAAACTTGTGAGGcactcttctcttctctttttgtTTCTCTCTCTAGAAATTGCCTCAAAATCAGTGAAACAGTGGAGCTTCTGAAACACACCTCTTTCAGCTCTCTGAGAAAACCAAAACTTTACCTCTCTACTAATGCAATGCCGTGCAGTACAGTATTTTGGCAGAGAATTATTTTGTacgtatttttcttcattttcctaCTTTTTAGTACATTTATTTCTCAATTCAATTCCCCACTCCccaagtttttcctttttttctctcttttccacttttccttccttttttaccccccaaaagaaaaaaaaaagaaaaactaacccttttttcttttgctaaatttaaaaatttagagaaaaaaaacccTTAAATAAAGTTTATGTGATGGACTTAAGGGTCAATGATTCGATTCTCTCATTTCACATATTGTCAAAAAGAAACTTAAAAATATTGGAAGGAAAAATGATCTGTGAATATGTGTGGGAGTAACCTAGAACAATGTAGTAGTGTTTGAATCTCAATTTCGAGTTGTTGGATGAAAATTATGATGATAGGTGTGGCAATGACGACCAAGAACAGTATGACATCATCCAAATCCCAATTTCATGTATAATATTGAGCCCGAGATTAGAGGTTTGATTATATGACTTCACATATTGTAAAATATAAAACTCTAAATGTTAAAACGAAAAAATCGGTGACTTAGAATAATGTGACATTTAATTCCATTATAGGTTACCAACGCATCTAGTCCCAATAACTATTTAACATTCTAACAAGGTAGTTTTCAAAATGTCCCAAAAGTAAATGATAATATTAcaatttttggaataatttttttttttttataaatggcAATATTTGAAGGGGTTTTCTGTAATTTAGCCTTCTAATATCTTTCATTTATGAAGTTGTGATTGAATTGTTTTTCAAGAAAGCAAATCATGTGTATTTAGATTCCAAGTCACTTTGGAATGACAAAATAATCAGCTTGTATGATTTGGGTTCTCTGtattttcttcaaataatttaatttcattaaatgaGGGAGATTTGTGAATCAAAATATAACTTAATGATTAAGTTATTTATTCAACCTTTGTTTATAAGTATAAAGTTTGAATCTTTACCTATTCTAATAATAAGAATTATGGGGTGAGATTTAGGGGAGTGATTGAAAAAAGATTTGGTTATCTATGAAAATGATGATTgctttatttaaactttttcaGATTTTGAAGGAACTTGGATTTGGATATCTAAAATATATACAGTTGTTATTATTTCAAAGTTTATTCAATGATcttataaacaaaaaaacaaaaaaaaaaaatctattttctaaaatttgctTTAAAATTTGTAGATAAGATAAATATAGTTATTCCCGAAAATATAGTTATTTCCCAAATTTTTGTTGAATCTGGTCAAACAGGTTTTAACTTataagttttctatttttacatTCAAATTACTgaacttttttatttaatttatttttgcctttctttttttttaaaacacgctttttttttaagaattgatAATacactttttagtttttaaaattttaaataaaataataaaataattaaattaaaaatttattctatgaattttgagatttatagttagacttgttttggggtggGTGGAGCTAGGGATGGCTTTTTTTTGTTCATACTCCCTATTCATTATTCATTCTTACGAGATTCTCTTTTAATTTGGCTGAAGCGGAAGTAGGGAATCTCCCCTAACAATTTATGGGTCTCGTGTTTCcgatttgtttttttaatcaattaacttaaataaattttattgaaaagcttaaattaaatatttaaatatttatttattttttatataattaattatactagaaaattgaaattaaaaagaggtGACACAAATTTATCAGTAGACATAAATAATTACTTATTAAATTATTCGCACATATCTATAATCTAAGTTTGaatgtttatttcaaaaattcCACTATCAACTAAATTAGGGATGTTTAAAAAACATGATAATCCAAAAAATTCGATCAATTCAACTCAATCTAGATTGGGTTATAAATTCATTTGGATTTGGGTGagttgaaataaataaaatttttatgagTTGAGTTGTTTCATAAGTTCACCCAAagcaacccaacccaattcaactgaacttattattaattgtaaaaagtatgttttttaaatcatatatacatatatttattttaaattttatttaatttcataaattttaaaatcatttattaTCTAACAAatcctaaaaataattttaaatacctagaaagaaaattttcataatataaattgagattgagttcttaatcttaatttatttagttcataaactttcaaagtaataaatttagtccctaaagtttccattttcttaaaaattcaaatttttcatttttaaaatttaagcttgttttctctcaaaatctctattaAGTTTTTTATTTGTGTCGAAACACTTgaacttttaattaaattctaaaataaaatttttttaaaagtaatttctTTAGTTCTTAGTACACAAAGATAGATTTTTGGAAAAGAGtgaataatataaataagatttataagcttaatttaaaaaataataataaaaaaaataaaccttAAGGTTGATTCaaacaaaatactaaaattttaatagataaaatttaaatttatgtcaATAAatcaactaatttttttttttttttttaattctaggTGTTAATTAGATTCAAAATTGAAAGCACAAAAAACTatgaaatacaaaattaaaagtttaatgacATTTTAGACCCAactaaaagtttaaagactaaacttctaatataatctaattaaatctatgttattttgttaaaattttaatagaattttatttatttatgaaaatgtaTTGATgttaatcttattcatataaaaaattttaatactTCTAAAATATGGCGaatataactcaattgacatacaCAAATATTACTGTAATTTATGATTCGAACTCTTAAAGTCTCTATActaacaaaaagaaaactaaaaataaatagtataaggcttttacattttttttcaatattattgAGACAAATTAGTTTAATCTAGTTTACTTTAAAAGCGAGTTAATAAACCAAttccaaacactttatttatcgAACAAAATGCatttttggttatttaaagTTAGTGCCTATCTAGTTACCACggtcaaaattgaaaaaacaaatttgtaaaatttaattttgactgCGTTAAATTTATTGTTGACCAATTATGTGTTTTAAATGACCTTTGAAAATGGTGTTTAATTGCATACCTTTGACCAGTAATTTTGTGCTTTGAAAtacttttataattattattaattttcattaGTTTTGGCAAACTTTTTTTGGTTGTGTTAATGTAAAACATACTTTGAACATGTTTATATTTAAAgtttttaagaaaatcaaattatagtgaaaatgtttttcttattcactcgtttttaatattttgatttttgtttcccTTGCTTCTCAAAATTTGAGTTAATTAATACgtttaatttagaattattttcaaatatagaaaaatgaactaaaatatttataaataatagtaaaatatcaccaTTTATATGTGATAGGcatgatagacacagatagtgTTCTATCACAGATATACTGTGATATTTTAcgattatttgtaaatatttttagtagttttgttatttaaaataattttcctttagtTTGACGTTGATttcgatttttatttttaaaatctaggtTTGCTTCTTTCCAATGTCTCAATATAATCATGGTTTTCTCATTTCTTAAAGAAATAACAGTTAGATTCAtggtcaaattctaaaaataaaaatcattttttaaattttcaaaacttttaattagttttttttaaaatattagtacAAAATGAATAACAATACATAGAAATTAATAAGTAAAACTAGGGTTTAGAAATtcgattttcaaaaattaaaaaacgaaAATAAATCTGTTATTAAATAGAACCTACATTTTCAGACTATATCACTAATTTTCTATTTCTCACAATATTCCTTCAAATAAATGACCGAAAAATTCTAACCTACATCTTTTGCGAGAGATAAAAATTTGGCCTAATTTCATGTAAaaaattttttagtacaacaagaatagaaaaatttaaaccATAGATTTGATAATCCcttttaattattgattaattatactCGCTTTGAAAATCTCATGCCTAAATTGtttcaataaaaatttgaattgattGGACAATTAAACCtacattttgaaaaagaaaataattgctAATGGCTTGACCAgtcaaacaagaaaaaaaagctTCTAATTACTCGTGTTTGGACAGTCGATCCTTGTTCaacaagtatatatatatatatatatataatcataaatatgtattataaaaaaatattataaaaataaaaaataatagaatatttatattccagaaaaaaaaaaaagttcatgtAATGGTATATTATGGGTCGAACAAACACTTTTGATCCATTCCATCGGTCAACTTTCGTTAAAGTAACAAATTTAATACTTCTTAATTAGACTTATTATAatgatttgattattttatttttaagtttgtaacaatttagtttatgAATAATATTTTAGTATCTCCCCTTTAAAACGTATAGCAATTTAAACCTATTATAAAATATTCAACTTAAAGGttgatttttattatatataacaaCTTTGCCTGTGTAGTTTTTAAACACATTTGATCCTTATCCACTTTATCAACCTACATACGTAAGAGATAAATCttaacataatttttataagaatttgatccttacaatttttgaaatataaagactaaaatgttatatactaaagttcaatttaaaaaaaataaataaaaaagttaaaaggagaggaattaaattgttacaaattaacATTCAATAATTAAgttcccgtttggtaaccatttcgttttttgtttttggtttttgaaaattatgtctattttctatttatttcttacaatgatttgcatctttgttAAGTACAATCTTGAATTCtgagccaaattccaaaaacaaaattaacattttaaaaataattttttttcataattttcaaatgttggcttggttttttaaaccgttggtaaaaagtagataacaaaagaagaaatttagaggtgaaagtagtgtctacatatttaatttaaaaaaaacaaaaaacaaaaaaccaaatagttaccaaatgagaTATAAACGGTTTATTTTTTAGCACTAACTACAAAAATGAGAGATGAACCTTCTATATGtcaattattaataaaaataaatccattttaatttaataattaaatagttaCTTTATCGctatttttaacctaaaatataaaatagcaTTTAGTAGGGGTGTTCCTACTTTAGTTGAAacactttttagacccaatctaaatttataagtttattcaattcaaataattcttaTTAAATAACAAATTCCACCCAATCTAAAACATTTGGGTTGGCTTGGCTCGTTAGTatgatcatttatttaaatttttgttctaaaagtAAGTAAAATGTTGatatgtaaaaattttatttaattattaacaatcaaatttcaatttatattataaaaattttacattccaaataattgaaaaaatattttaaagagtttttgttcataaattataaaagaaaaactacgaaattaaataaaattaaaattaatatatgtatatatgattgtatataaattaaaaaaaaacatattttttaaaattaataaaagatttcgATTATTTTAAGTGAATTTATCAACCAACTTAATTctcatcaaatttttatttatttgaagtcAACTCAACATGAGTTTATAATAACTCAATTGAATCCGTAGaaattggattgagttaatcgagttttttaaacttatataaaaaaaaaagttttagtaTATTATTTAGAGATGGGGTTTGGTTGGTTTAGGCATTCAACATCTTCAATGTCGCTTTTAAAAGGCCAGTCATTACAAAACGACAAGGCTGACGGCGACCAAAGATCTTTATTACTAACCGACAAACGTT
This genomic window from Benincasa hispida cultivar B227 chromosome 4, ASM972705v1, whole genome shotgun sequence contains:
- the LOC120075146 gene encoding LOW QUALITY PROTEIN: FCS-Like Zinc finger 10-like (The sequence of the model RefSeq protein was modified relative to this genomic sequence to represent the inferred CDS: deleted 1 base in 1 codon); translation: MNPNNIDAEKKLWFCRGWIFEWRIETMLRKRTRSVQKDQYKMNQMNVPCSGSELHPKCSSIFKRSHLFTGLSSKGVDSDSAKSPTSPLDFWVLSSLGNPLRSPRSSSNEGPRKNWDSSKVGLSIIDSLNDDDSKLFGKVLRSSDSKTALFGPRSVTKKSNCPSQANLIQGPKSLPKNYAIFQIPKAKTPIEQGNSDVIFEIGETPFECEPFGNYSRSFDSYRAFAPQSGFTGHSLSSSTTTENVASPRLAEEPRVSEKYPFTKPSSISLGISCDNGSKRPLSASEIELSEDYTCVISHGPNPKTTHIFGDCVLECHSNYLSSSSENEMKEMGFPHPLTSLNISTSYPLTDFLSFCYSCHKKLEEGKDIYIYRGEKAFCSLTCRSQEILMDEELEKSIDKTSESSPKSSANHDEDLFETSIGGFA